One window of Fusarium keratoplasticum isolate Fu6.1 chromosome 2, whole genome shotgun sequence genomic DNA carries:
- a CDS encoding Isocitrate dehydrogenase [NAD] subunit, mitochondrial, with translation MLSRGSVRSAQAGLEHKKIWECHDCDIRAHDLLRGVAQQPQLARSFATVQSDIFKPAKFGGKYTVTLIPGDGIGTEVAESVKTVFKADNVPVEWEQVEVSGLEGAGRTEDAFRESVASLKRNKLGLKGILHTPISRSGHQSFNVAMRQELDIYASISLIKNIPGYETRHKDVDLCIIRENTEGEYSGLEHQSVPGVVESLKIITRAKSERIAKFAFSFALANGRSKVTCIHKANIMKLADGLFRSTFHQVAKDYPTLEVNDMIVDNASMQAVSRPQQFDVMVMPNLYGGILSNIGAALVGGPGIVPGCNMGREVAVFEPGCRHVGLDIKGKDQANPTAMLLSGSMLLRHLGLDEHANRISKATYAVIAEGKVRTPDMGGSSTTHEFTKAILDKLETV, from the exons ATGTTGTCGCGAGGATCTGTTCGATCGGCCCAG GCGGGCTTGGAGCACAAGAAGATCTGGGAATGCCATGACTGCGACATTCGAGCTCATGAT CTGCTGCGCGGCGTGGCCCAGCAACCCCAGCTCGCCCGATCCTTCGCCACCGTCCAGTCCGACATCTTCAAGCCCGCCAAGTTCGGCGGCAAGTACACCGTCACCCTCATCCCCGGTGATGGTATCGGTACCGAGGTTGCCGAGTCGGTCAAGACCgtcttcaaggccgacaacGTGCCCGTCGAGTGGGAGCAGGTCGAGGTGTctggcctcgagggcgccGGCCGCACCGAGGACGCCTTCCGCGAGTCGGTGGCCTCGCTCAAGCGCAACAAGCTCGGCCTCAAGGGCATCCTGCACACCCCCATCAGCCGATCCGGACACCAGAGCTTCAACGTCGCCATGCGCCAGGAGCTCGACATCTACGCCAGCATCAGTCTGATCAAGAACATCCCCGGCTACGAGACCCGCCACAAGGACGTCGACCTCTGCATCATCCGCGAGAACACCGAGGGCGAGTACTCTGGCCTCGAGCACCAGAGCGTCCCCGGTGTCGTCGAGTCgctcaagatcatcacccGCGCAAAGTCGGAGCGCATCGCCAAGTTTGCTTTCAGCTTCGCCCTCGCCAACGGCCGCTCCAAGGTCACCTGCATCCACAAGGCCAACATCATGAAGCTGGCCGACGGTCTGTTCCGCAGCACCTTCCACCAGGTCGCCAAGGACTACCCCACCCTCGAGGTCAACGACATGATTGTCGACAACGCCTCCATGCAGGCTGTTTCCCGACCCCAGCAGTTCGACGTCATGGTCATGCCTAACCTTTACGGTGGTATCCTGTCCAACATTGGTGCCGCTCTTGTCGGTGGTCCCGGTATCGTCCCCGGCTGCAACATGGGCCGTGAGGTCGCCGTCTTCGAGCCCGGTTGCCGTCACGTCGGTCTcgacatcaagggcaaggaccAGGCTAACCCTACCGCCATGCTCCTGTCCGGCAGCATGCTGCTGCGACACCTCGGTCTCGATGAGCATGCTAACcgcatctccaaggccaccTACGCCGTCATTGCCGAGGG CAAGGTCCGCACCCCCGATATGGGCggctcctccaccacccACGAGTtcaccaaggccatcctcgacaagctcgagacTGTTTAA
- a CDS encoding Protein kinase domain-containing protein, with translation MADHERDMDEANEALDPELLYSKEYCIGGGSFGKVYKGVDKRTGQAVAIKVIDIESAEDEVEDIIQEIAILSELQSPYVTKYYGSYAKGAELWIVMEFCSGGSCADLMKPGLIGEDYIAIIVRELLQGLDYLHTDKKLHRDVKAANVLLSSNGQVKLADFGVSGQLSATMTKKNTFVGTPFWMAPEVIKQSGYDHKADIWSLGITALELANGEPPYADIHPMKVLFLIPKNPPPRLEGNFTKAFKEFIELCLQRDPKERPTAKDLLRHPFIRRAKRTTYLTELIERHTRWAATHKNDEEDNWDSNPGRAPAERERVDEDMWDFGTVRLIGERGGIVNRPSLNPLDESATNARSSRPLEPADDYGERRREGSPTKVKDFAFEPSETVKAPNPGSRQSSPQRKAVPLQQPQYQQPMPSPTRVPLPQSPMKQLPRDNNETPRAPRPMPPLPVEQSPDYDRELQSQLQRDLGKLNLNLEGKASPQLSSSQWPVPPTPPAHTGGPRPMPSKVTQISLPEIPPYRGRTPSSQQSPSPQPTSSQRLPTHVAVPAVAQCPRPLSSKAQSPALPEFATAPSSFPAPGPANPNGDLDALHDVIFPALEEALKRRQINLQQMHGPSQYPAQGTPQQERAEAAHEKVRRLVYKLAYVCKEIDHYDKAEPVGMGREAGSFLEGLLEEILVRVEPLDEDEEVQA, from the exons ATGGCCGACCACGAGAGGgacatggacgaggcgaATGAGGCGCTCGACCCGGAGCTTCTCTACTCCAAGGAATACTGCATTG GTGGTGGCAGTTTTGGCAAGGTCTACAAAGG AGTTGATAAGCGCACCGGTCAGGCAGTCGCGATCAAAGTTATCGACATCGAGAGCGCTGAGGACGAGGTGGAGGATATTATCCAGGAGATCGCCATTCTGTCTGAGTTGCAATCCCCATATGTCACCAAGTACTATGGATCATATGCAAAAGGCGCCGAGCTATGGATCGTGATGGAGTTTTGCTCCGGTGGGAGCTGCGCCGACCTGATGAAGCCAGGGCTGATCGGAGAGGACTACATCGCCATCATTGTGCGGGAGCTGTTGCAGGGATTGGACTATCTCCACACAGACAAGAAGCTGCACCGCGATGTCAAGG CTGCCAACGTACTGCTCAGCAGCAACGGGCAGGTGAAGCTCGCCGACTTTGGCGTCTCGGGACAGCTCTCCGCCAccatgaccaagaagaacacCTTTGTCGGTACTCCCTTCTGGATGGCTCCGGAGGTTATCAAACAATCCGGATACGACCACAAAGCTGATATCTGGTCCCTCGGCATCACGGCCCTCGAACTGGCCAACGGCGAACCGCCCTACGCCGATATTCACCCCATGAAGGTCCTCTTTCTTATCCCAAAGAATCCACCCCCGCGACTCGAAGGCAACTTCACCAAGGCTTTCAAGGAGTTTATCGAGCTATGCCTCCAGCGAGACCCCAAGGAGCGACCAACTGCGAAGGACCTGCTCCGGCACCCGTTTATTAGACGAGCAAAGCGGACAACCTACCTAACCGAGCTGATCGAGAGACATACTCGATGGGCGGCTACTCACAAgaatgatgaggaggataaTTGGGATTCTAACCCCGGCCGAGCCCCGGCCGAGCGCGAGCGGGTAGATGAAGACATGTGGGACTTTGGCACCGTGAGACTTATTGGTGAGCGTGGAGGTATCGTCAACCGACCCAGTCTTAATCCTTTGGACGAGAGCGCAACAAACGCACGATCTTCGCGGCCACTGGAACCTGCTGACGACTATGGCGAGCGGCGACGTGAGGGAAGCCCAACAAAGGTGAAGGACTTTGCGTTTGAACCAAGCGAGACTGTCAAGGCGCCGAATCCAGGCTCTAGACAGTCCAGCCCTCAGCGCAAGGCTGTTCCACTGCAACAACCACAGTATCAGCAGCCTATGCCATCTCCTACCAGAGTACCACTTCCTCAGAGCCCGATGAAGCAGCTACCGAGAGACAACAACGAAACCCCGCGAGCACCACGGCCGATGCCGCCCCTACCAGTGGAGCAGTCACCAGACTACGATCGTGAACTACAAAGCCAGCTTCAGCGTGATCTGGGTAAGCTCAACCTGAACCTCGAAGGCAAGGCGAGCCCCCAGTTGTCATCATCGCAATGGCCAGTACCACCCACCCCGCCAGCACATACAGGCGGGCCACGGCCAATGCCCTCCAAGGTGACGCAGATAAGCCTGCCAGAAATACCCCCATATAGGGGTAGAACGCCTTCATCACAGCAAAGTCCCTCCCCGCAACCGACATCTTCGCAGCGACTTCCCACACATGTGGCAGTTCCAGCAGTAGCGCAGTGCCCTCGACCACTTTCCTCCAAGGCCCAGTCACCAGCCCTCCCTGAGTTTGCGACGGCCCCATCGTCATTCCCTGCGCCGGGACCAGCCAACCCGAACGGCGATTTGGATGCCCTTCACGATGTCATCTTCCCCgcgttggaggaggcgcTGAAGCGACGACAGATCAACCTTCAGCAGATGCACGGGCCATCACAATACCCGGCGCAAGGGACACCTCAGCAAGAACGAGCCGAGGCGGCGCACGAAAAGGTGCGGAGATTGGTGTACAAACTGGCATATGTCTGTAAGGAGATTGATCActacgacaaggccgagccTGTAGGCATGGGCCGAGAGGCCGGAAGTTTCCTTGAAggcctcctcgaggagatctTGGTGAGAGTGGAGCCattggacgaggatgaggaagtcCAAGCTTGA